From Gottschalkiaceae bacterium SANA:
CCATTCAAACTTATTATATCGAAAGATTAAGCAAAGTACAATTTGTGCCTAAACCTTCAATGTTTTCCATTTGCCCTTCATAAATCGACCAAAAAGCAAACTCCCCCGCACAATCAAATCTAAAGTCATCATAACCCAAGCAGCTGCCAATCCATAACCCGCTCGTATGACCAAATAGGTACCAAAAACCCGTACACCCCAGATGCCAATCAAAGTAATCCACAAGACCGCGCGGGTATCTCCAGCACCCCTAAGGCTGCCGGAATAAGCCATAACTGCCGCCAAAAACGGTTGAGCGACTGCCACAATTCGAAGACAGACCTTTGCAACCTGAATAATCTCTTCTTCATCGGTAAAGATCCGAATCACCAGTTCGGGAAAAAGGAAAAAGATCAATCCCACGCTGCTCATAAAGAGAATGCCCATGGATGCGGCTATATGACCACTTCTTTCCGCTGTTTTCGAATCGTTCGCACCCAAGTATTGTCCAACTAGGGTCGTTCCTGCCAGTGAAAATCCAAATCCGATATAAAAGGACAAGGACTCTGCCGTAATGGTGATTCGATGGGCCGCAAACATGAGGGTACCCAAGCTCACAACCAAACGCGAATACATCAACTGACCCAGTCGCATCAGAAATTGTTCTATGGCGGCTGGCAAGCCAATATTCAGTATACGTCGAATCAAGGGGATATCAAATCGCATAAGATCGGGCATGCGCACATGTACCAAAAACTTGCCCTGCGCCAGATTAATCAGCCAAACCACGCTAGAGGTGGTTCGAGCAATGGTCGTGCCCAAAGCAGCACCCGTCACCCCAAGACCCATACCAGGCATCCAAACCGTAAAACCCAAAACACTTAGGTCTCGAGAAGGAAAGATCAATAAAAAGTTCAAAATCACATTTAAAATCAAGCCAAAGGCATTAAACTTCATGGGGGTTTTTGTGTCACCACTGCCCCTGAGCACCCCGGATAAAACCAAATTGTTTGCCATAAAAGGCAGACTAAAGGCTGTGATTCTCAAGTATGCCAGGCTATAGGGATAAATTTCTGCATCCGCTCCCATGGCCCGAATAATCCAACTGGCCAGGACCATGATCAATGCAAATGCAATCACGGCAAGGGTCGCGTTCATCAATAAAGATTGCGCACAAATCTGATTGGCCTCTTTTGGTTTTTTTGCGCCAATCGCCCTCGCGGAAAGCGCGGTTGCTCCAACGGATATCGCGGCAAAAACCGACATAATTGTCATCATGGGCATATCGCTAAGCCCAATTGCTGCAATGGCAAAGGCACCTATGCTTCCAACCATGGCCATATCCACAATACCGAAGAGCATCTGAATAAACATGTCTGTAATTGCTGGCAAGGCCAGTGAAAATGTCTGTTTTACTAGTTTTTTTCTTTCCATGATTATGCCTCCCCATATATGTAAAAAACACGTTTAACAAAAGTTAAACGTGTTTTGGTTCTGGTGAGGCATAGAGGAGTCGAACCCCCGCGCCCGGATCCGAAGTCCGGTGCTCTATCCAACTGAGCTAATGCCCCTCACTGAGAACATGTTTGATTATACCAACCGGATTTCGTTCTGTCAACTCTTATTTCAAGTATTTGTATTCCATGTGAAATCGCCCATCTTCTATCAGAATAGTCCCAAAACTCTTACGTTTCATTTTCCAATCCCTGGGCAAGCTTAACGAGCCAGGATTAAACATTGTGATGCCTTTTTCCTCCACCATTCTTCGTTGATGAGTATGGCCGTAGAGGGCAATTTTCGCCCCCGCTTCCTCTGCACGGTAAAACAATCGATCCATGGTATATTTCACACCATACTTGTGGCCGTGGGTCATAAAAATCGTGACTCCATCAATCGTTATTACTTTCTCGCTGACGCCTTCGCTGGGATAATCGCAATTCCCTGCACAGACATCCAAATGTTCAATTCCCAGCCAACTCTTCAATCGGATGGCATCCTCCACCTGATCACCCAAATGAATCATTCGATCGAAAGGACCCTCTTTTCTAATGCCCTCCACAGCATGTTCAATCATGCCATGGGTATCTGAAACCACTAAGATTTTAATCATAATCGTTCTTCAAATACCTCTCGCAACTTCCTGAGTGCATTGGCGCGGTGACTAATTTGGTTTTTCTCTTCATCCTTCATCTGGGCGAAAGTTCGTTTCGTGCCACTTACAACGAAAAGAGGATCGTAGCCAAAGCCGTTATCGCCCTGCGCCTCAAAGCCAATGACTCCATCGCAGCGACCTTTGACAGTCTGTACACTTCCATCTTGCCAGACAATCGCAATAACGGTTTCAAAATGCGCGCCTCGTTTCGCTTCAGGAATGCCTGTTAGCGCTGACAAAAGCTTTTTGTTGTTATCTGCATAAGAACAGTCTTCACCTGCAAAACGTGCCGAATAAACGCCTGGGGCGCCATCTAGAGCATCAACAAACAAACCCGTATCATCCGCAAGAATAATTTCTTGACTTCTTTCCGCCATGGCCAGCGCCTTTTTCTTGGCATTCGCCTCCAAGGTATCTCCATCTTCAATGACTTCTAGATCGCCAAATCCTGCTTCTTTTTTCGAGATCACCTCAATCGGCAATCCCTTTAGAATACTTCTGAGCTCTCCAATCTT
This genomic window contains:
- a CDS encoding hypothetical protein (possible pseudo due to internal stop codon), translating into MKKIILSSSNPHKIGELRSILKGLPIEVISKKEAGFGDLEVIEDGDTLEANAKKKALAMAERSQEIILADDTGLFVDALDGAPGVYSARFAGEDCSYADNNKKLLSALTGIPEAKRGAHFETVIAIVWQDGSVQTVKGRCDGVIGFEAQGDNGFGYDPLFVVSGTKRTFAQMKDEEKNQISHRANALRKLREVFEERL
- a CDS encoding metallophosphoesterase, producing the protein MIKILVVSDTHGMIEHAVEGIRKEGPFDRMIHLGDQVEDAIRLKSWLGIEHLDVCAGNCDYPSEGVSEKVITIDGVTIFMTHGHKYGVKYTMDRLFYRAEEAGAKIALYGHTHQRRMVEEKGITMFNPGSLSLPRDWKMKRKSFGTILIEDGRFHMEYKYLK
- a CDS encoding MATE family efflux transporter, whose protein sequence is MERKKLVKQTFSLALPAITDMFIQMLFGIVDMAMVGSIGAFAIAAIGLSDMPMMTIMSVFAAISVGATALSARAIGAKKPKEANQICAQSLLMNATLAVIAFALIMVLASWIIRAMGADAEIYPYSLAYLRITAFSLPFMANNLVLSGVLRGSGDTKTPMKFNAFGLILNVILNFLLIFPSRDLSVLGFTVWMPGMGLGVTGAALGTTIARTTSSVVWLINLAQGKFLVHVRMPDLMRFDIPLIRRILNIGLPAAIEQFLMRLGQLMYSRLVVSLGTLMFAAHRITITAESLSFYIGFGFSLAGTTLVGQYLGANDSKTAERSGHIAASMGILFMSSVGLIFFLFPELVIRIFTDEEEIIQVAKVCLRIVAVAQPFLAAVMAYSGSLRGAGDTRAVLWITLIGIWGVRVFGTYLVIRAGYGLAAAWVMMTLDLIVRGSLLFGRFMKGKWKTLKV